ACCGGGCTCATGCCCGTCGTCAGCGTCGGCGACTCCCTCGCCGAGCAGCTCGACGCCCAGGCCGCCGCCCAGCAGCAGGCCGCCGAGCAGAAGAAGGCGGCGGCCGAGGCCAAGAGGAAGGCCGAGGCTCGGGCCAAGGAGGAGCGCGAGGCCAAGGAGCGCGCCGCCCGCGAGGCCGAGCGCAAGCGCCTCAACAGGTTCGTCTCCCCGATCTCCGGCTCCTACATCTCCACCGGCTACAAGACCGGCGGCTCCCTGTGGTCCTCCGGCAGCCACACCGGGGTCGACTTCCACGCCGCGAGCGGCACCTCCGTCCACACGGTCGGCCGCGGCACTGTCGTGGAGGCCGGTTGGGGCGGGTCGTACGGCAACGAGATCGTGATCAGGATGGCCGACGGCACGTACACCCAGTACGGCCACCTGTCGTCCATCGGCGTCTCGGTCGGTCAGTCGGTCACCCCCGGCCAGCAGATCGGCCTGTCCGGCGCGACCGGCAACGTCACCGGGCCGCACCTGCACTTCGAGGCCCGCACCACCGCCGAGTACGGCTCGGACATCGACCCCGTCGCCTATCTGCGCTCGCACGGCGTGAGTGTCTGACGACGTTCCGCGAGATCTTCTTCGGCCCCGGCTCCTTCGAGCCGGGGTTTCCGCGTTTAGAGTGCCCCGCTGTCCAAAAAATATCCATGGATTCCGGTCCGCCGTCGGAAATTCCCACTCTTTGCAATAGAGTCACTGAACACACGTCAATCGGCGACGTTTCACGGGGATTAAGACGGAGGTCGGACATGCGTATTCCGGCGCACTCGGTATGCACGGCTATCCGGGACGACATCGTCGCCGGTGTCTACGAGCGCGGCAGCCGGCTCACCGAGGAACTGCTCGCCCGCCGCTACGGCGTCTCCCGCGTCCCCGTCCGGGAGGCCCTGCGCACCCTGGAGGCCGAGGGCTTCGTGGTGACGCGACGCCACGCGGGGGCGTGCGTGGCAGAACCGACCGACCAGGAGGGCGCCGACCTCCTGGAGATGCGCATGCTGCTGGAG
This is a stretch of genomic DNA from Streptomyces sp. NBC_00285. It encodes these proteins:
- a CDS encoding M23 family metallopeptidase, whose translation is MAFTCAAGKHRRPSRMKRTTARAAGVAALATTGVIGTIAAPALAAENSVEQTGLMPVVSVGDSLAEQLDAQAAAQQQAAEQKKAAAEAKRKAEARAKEEREAKERAAREAERKRLNRFVSPISGSYISTGYKTGGSLWSSGSHTGVDFHAASGTSVHTVGRGTVVEAGWGGSYGNEIVIRMADGTYTQYGHLSSIGVSVGQSVTPGQQIGLSGATGNVTGPHLHFEARTTAEYGSDIDPVAYLRSHGVSV